The DNA window TTCAGGTCTGAAAGTGGCATTTTTAAGAGTTTAGAAAAATATGGAGATACTCCCGAAAATCTAATATCTCACAGTTATTATCTTGACCACACTGAAGAATTCTTTGAATACTATAAGGACACACTTGTCTTTAGCGATGCCCAACCTAATCCCGCTCATTTAAAGCTTGCAGAATTAGAAAAGGAAGGAAAATTAAAAGTAGTCATTACACAGAATATTGATGGATTGCATCAAAAAGCAGGAAGCAAGGAAGTTTTGGAGCTTCATGGAAGCATCCACAGAAACTATTGTCAAATCTGCAATAGAGAATATGGGCTAGATTACATTTTAGAAAGTGATGGCATTCCTAGGTGTGAATGCGGAGGCATTGTGAAACCTGATGTCGTATTATATGAAGAACCATTGAACAATGCGGTCTTGAGCTTCGCAATTGATTACATTTCCCATGCAGATACCTTAATAATTGGAGGAACTTCACTTGTAGTTTATCCGGCAGCAGGATTAATAAACTACTTTAACGGTAAAAACTTAGTGTTGATTAACAAAAGTGAAACCCCTTATGATGATATTGCCAGTTTAGTCATCAACGATGCCATCGGAGAGGTTTTCAGTCAAATCAAAGTCGAGTGATTCAGGAACCAGTTCAATTCCAGACAACTGGTTATCGCATCTGTAAACCAGTATTTCAACTCCCGCTTCATATGCCTCATTCAATGTTTGGCTGAATTTAGGATCATTTTCCCAGTTTGGCCTGAAGAATTTGCCTGCAGGATGTTGTATTAAGAAAAACACGACACAACGATTTCCCTCTTGTTTAAGCTTTATCAATTCTTTTAGGTGTTTTGCTCCACGTTCAGTCGGTGCATCGGGAAATCTTGCCTCACCATCAACTATCAAAGTCACACCCTTGACTTCAACATAACATTGTTGGTTTTCACTTTCCAAGTATATATCTATTCGTGAGCTGTCAACTGTCTTTTCCCTTTGATGTATAGAATAGCCTACAAGTTCCTTTATTTTGCCATTTAGAATTGCATCATATACAATACTGTTGGCTTGCTGCGAGTAAAGTGATACCAAAACATTTTTGTTTTCTACAAAATGAAGTGAAAACTTGGTTTTGCGATTAGGATTGTCAGAGGGTTTAAGCCATACAACTGCACCTTCCACCAATAGCTCCTTGCAACGTCCAGTATTCGGTACATGGGCGATTTCCAAATTGCCATCAACTTCCACTTCTGCAATGAACCTGTTAGGCCTTGCCTTAAAAATTCCCTTAACATAATCCATTTTTAATCACATTACCAATATATGATACCAAATCTGTTGCTGAAAATCCATTTCCTTTAGTTTTATAAGCCCCATCGCCTGCAAGACCATTGATGAATACTCCAAGGCATGCTGAGTCGAATGAATTCAATCCTTGAGTGAGAAGAGCTGCACAAATTCCTGAAAGCGCATCACCAGTTCCGCCTACAGTCATTCCAGGATTTCCAGATTTGTTAATTCTAAAACGAGTTCCAGACAATACCAAATCATATTGGCCTTTAACAATCACACTGCCCTTGATTTGGCGAGTTATTTTTTGAAACTCAGTGATGTTTTCATCGACTTTGGCAAAATCATAGGAATCAATGTCCAATTTCAAATCATTGCCAATATTGAAAAATGACTTGAACTCGAAAATATGAGGTGTCAATATTATATCCTCACGATTTTTGATTAATTTTAACTCAACTTGTTTTAATGCGTCTGCATCCAAAACAATCGGTTTTTTGATTTTTGTAACTAAAACATTGAATAATTTTGAAGTTTCTTCATCAATTCCAGAGCCAGGACCAATCAATACCGCATCAACTTTGTCAGCCATTTCCAATATCTCACCGGAATGTTTTAAAGACAATTTATTGCCTTCAAGAGATTTTACGATTAAATCTGGTGAAGTGGACTTAATGGCTTCAGCGGATTTTTCAGGTGTTGCGACATATACCAGGTCACACCCTGCACCTATTGCAGCCATACCTGCAATTGCAGGAGCTCCAGAATAATCACTGCTCCCGCCAATAATCAGTAATCTGCCGTTATTGCCCTTATGTGATTTTAAATCCCTATTTTTCAATCTTAAAAAGTCACCGAAATTGACGAAATATTCAGCTTCGAATGGAATTCCAATATCTGCTGTAATCAGACCGCCAACAATCTCCTCTTCAGCATTTCTAACTCCGGTTTTGATTTTATGAAAGCTGATGGTGTAATCCGGAACCACAGCCAAGTCATAAACATCCCCTGTCAACGGATCCATTCCTGAAGGAACATCAACACTGATTGTGATTCCTTTTGATTCATTGATTATCTCAATTGCCCTTTTAACATTTGTTTGAAGTTTTCCTTTAATTCCGGTTCCCAAAAGGCCATCAATAATGATAAACTCAGAATCATTGCTTTTTGCAACTTCACAACTGTTGATATCCTCCAATGTCTTCAAATTATAAATTTTTAATCGTGACAGCCTTGGCTTCATATTTTTTAGTATCTCAAAATTGGTTTTGGCCTCAGCAGAGTGAATATTATCCTTCAGCATGTAAATATCCACATCATACCCACGATTCAACAAGTATCTTGCAGCCACAAATCCGTCACCACCATTTCCCCCTGAACCGGTAAAAATAACAACTTTAACTGGCTTTGAGAAAGTGTAAACAGCAATCTTGCCTGCTTCTTCTGCCAATGATTTTCCGGCAGATTCCATTAAACATAATCTAGATAAACCTAAGTATTCACAATTATAATCAGTAACCATCATATCCATGGGATGCAAATTATCACCTTATAAATTAAAATATAAGTACCCGATATAAATATAATTATCTTAACTTTAGGAAAAATTTTATGCGAAAAATAACATTTAGAATTTTAACAACAATGCCTGCAAAATACATCAGCAGCGGTTTGATCTTAATAATAGCCCTTTTAATTTATGGAATTGTAGGTTCTATTTTTATAATGGATTTGAATTTAGTTGATTCCATTTACTATTCCGTAATTACCATGACAACTGTAGGTTATGGAGATTATATGCCGACTACCGGAATTCAAAAGATATTTGCAACAACACTTGCCCTGGGCGGAGTTGCACTGCTTGCTTATGTATTTAATATCATATTAACAAATGTCCAGGAAAAAATGACCGAATATTCAAAAGGAGCGAGAAAATTGAAAGCTATTGAAGTAATGGAAGATTATTATATCATTTGTGGCTATGGAAGAGTGGGAAAAGTAGTTTTTAATGAGCTAACACAGAGAAACCAGAATGTAATTGTTATTGATAAAGATAAGGATGCCTGCGATTCAATTGAAGAAAGTGAAAATGTAGTAGTGATAAATGATGATGCAATAGAAGATGACCTTGTTGCAAAATTAGCGGGAGACAAATGCAGAAGCGTCATCATATGTACAGGAGATGACGTTAACAACCTATTTATTGTAATGACCATACGTG is part of the Methanobrevibacter sp. genome and encodes:
- a CDS encoding NAD-dependent protein deacylase; translated protein: MSKINQLQEIIDTSDNIIFFGGAGVSTESGIPDFRSESGIFKSLEKYGDTPENLISHSYYLDHTEEFFEYYKDTLVFSDAQPNPAHLKLAELEKEGKLKVVITQNIDGLHQKAGSKEVLELHGSIHRNYCQICNREYGLDYILESDGIPRCECGGIVKPDVVLYEEPLNNAVLSFAIDYISHADTLIIGGTSLVVYPAAGLINYFNGKNLVLINKSETPYDDIASLVINDAIGEVFSQIKVE
- the sfsA gene encoding DNA/RNA nuclease SfsA; the encoded protein is MDYVKGIFKARPNRFIAEVEVDGNLEIAHVPNTGRCKELLVEGAVVWLKPSDNPNRKTKFSLHFVENKNVLVSLYSQQANSIVYDAILNGKIKELVGYSIHQREKTVDSSRIDIYLESENQQCYVEVKGVTLIVDGEARFPDAPTERGAKHLKELIKLKQEGNRCVVFFLIQHPAGKFFRPNWENDPKFSQTLNEAYEAGVEILVYRCDNQLSGIELVPESLDFDLTENLSDGIVDD
- a CDS encoding NAD(P)H-hydrate dehydratase — its product is MHPMDMMVTDYNCEYLGLSRLCLMESAGKSLAEEAGKIAVYTFSKPVKVVIFTGSGGNGGDGFVAARYLLNRGYDVDIYMLKDNIHSAEAKTNFEILKNMKPRLSRLKIYNLKTLEDINSCEVAKSNDSEFIIIDGLLGTGIKGKLQTNVKRAIEIINESKGITISVDVPSGMDPLTGDVYDLAVVPDYTISFHKIKTGVRNAEEEIVGGLITADIGIPFEAEYFVNFGDFLRLKNRDLKSHKGNNGRLLIIGGSSDYSGAPAIAGMAAIGAGCDLVYVATPEKSAEAIKSTSPDLIVKSLEGNKLSLKHSGEILEMADKVDAVLIGPGSGIDEETSKLFNVLVTKIKKPIVLDADALKQVELKLIKNREDIILTPHIFEFKSFFNIGNDLKLDIDSYDFAKVDENITEFQKITRQIKGSVIVKGQYDLVLSGTRFRINKSGNPGMTVGGTGDALSGICAALLTQGLNSFDSACLGVFINGLAGDGAYKTKGNGFSATDLVSYIGNVIKNGLC
- a CDS encoding NAD-binding protein, with the protein product MRKITFRILTTMPAKYISSGLILIIALLIYGIVGSIFIMDLNLVDSIYYSVITMTTVGYGDYMPTTGIQKIFATTLALGGVALLAYVFNIILTNVQEKMTEYSKGARKLKAIEVMEDYYIICGYGRVGKVVFNELTQRNQNVIVIDKDKDACDSIEESENVVVINDDAIEDDLVAKLAGDKCRSVIICTGDDVNNLFIVMTIRETNPEAWIVTRASKLENVKRLRKAGADKIVSPEIIGGEGLYYESARPHLLKITVKHAADEIYDEFKIIAKHQCTLENIEYHLPGIETPLTREVKSMNISDGQKFVNYLSTHDDQREALENLYKNVNNVHSHLISGPDKSSFDKVLKELEQIEEIIGINLTNKEIAEITKKEIE